From the genome of bacterium, one region includes:
- a CDS encoding PHP domain-containing protein, which yields MIDLHTHSTFSDGSMTPEELVELAAKAGLTAIALTDHDGMMGIDRFMAACELQGLRGIPGVEISIELSGGTMHILGYFIDQHNPRIIEALARLRRGRETRNQFILERLNSLGLPLSWEEVSSLAKEDVVGRPHFAQAMIAKGYVKKKDEAFDNYLGKGKPAYVERDRFTIEESIGLIRGAGGVPVLAHPCTLNMGRRRLREFLAELAAKGLQGIEAYYSEHSHEQHRFCLNMARDLGWVVTGGSDFHGAMNPHIHLGIGFGSLDIPDELVDLLYERRPKD from the coding sequence GTGATTGATTTACATACTCATTCGACATTTTCTGATGGCAGCATGACTCCGGAGGAGTTGGTTGAACTCGCCGCGAAAGCGGGACTCACCGCCATCGCTTTAACAGATCATGATGGCATGATGGGAATTGATCGTTTCATGGCGGCCTGTGAACTGCAGGGGCTGCGAGGGATTCCCGGCGTGGAGATTAGTATTGAGCTGTCAGGCGGAACCATGCACATACTCGGGTATTTTATCGATCAACATAATCCTCGGATTATTGAAGCCTTGGCACGGTTACGACGGGGCCGAGAGACACGTAATCAATTCATCCTTGAACGTCTCAATAGTTTGGGACTGCCGTTGTCCTGGGAAGAAGTCTCCAGTCTGGCCAAGGAGGATGTTGTCGGACGCCCTCATTTTGCCCAGGCCATGATTGCCAAGGGGTATGTGAAGAAAAAAGATGAGGCCTTTGATAATTATCTTGGCAAGGGGAAACCGGCCTACGTCGAACGGGATCGTTTTACGATCGAGGAAAGCATCGGCCTGATCCGGGGGGCAGGGGGAGTCCCCGTATTGGCTCATCCTTGCACCCTCAATATGGGACGCAGGAGATTACGGGAGTTTCTGGCGGAATTGGCCGCAAAAGGATTGCAGGGGATCGAAGCTTATTATTCTGAGCACAGCCATGAACAACATCGTTTCTGCTTGAATATGGCGCGTGACTTGGGCTGGGTGGTCACCGGGGGCTCGGATTTTCATGGTGCCATGAACCCTCATATTCATCTTGGCATCGGCTTTGGATCCCTTGATATACCTGATGAATTAGTGGATCTGCTTTATGAGCGACGACCCAAAGATTGA
- the hemW gene encoding radical SAM family heme chaperone HemW — MSDDPKIDGLYIHVPFCDGKCHYCAFYSVPYCRDLATAWLAAIRKERDQALERYGPLPLTSIFMGGGTPSMLPIDQLEQLFKILSSFLTTQQRNTLTPHLTPAELEWTSEANPGSLTFETLALMKAFGVNRISLGVQAMTDPVLRQLGRRHSVADIYAAVNAIHASGITNWGLDLIACIPGVSRDAWQKTLKATLSMDPKHISVYALTREEGTRLHQDCETGATCLMEDEEQLRMLDVAEATLEAAGIMRYEISNYARPGFECRHNLSCWRGGNYLGLGCAAASRVGNERWTHGADIKTYCAGISNQDRETLSPLTDAVERLVFGMRMAEGVDLEEILATTGMGQSEQGSVWRQSLRRLEREHLVAQPAGRWRLTAKGRAMADYVAVELMP; from the coding sequence ATGAGCGACGACCCAAAGATTGATGGACTTTATATCCATGTTCCTTTTTGCGATGGAAAATGCCACTACTGTGCTTTCTATTCCGTTCCTTATTGTCGCGACCTCGCAACAGCATGGCTCGCGGCAATAAGGAAAGAGCGGGATCAGGCGCTTGAGCGCTATGGCCCCTTGCCACTGACCTCCATCTTTATGGGTGGAGGAACACCGAGTATGTTGCCTATCGATCAGTTGGAACAACTTTTCAAGATTCTGAGTTCCTTCTTAACAACGCAACAACGCAACACCCTAACACCGCATCTCACTCCGGCGGAGCTTGAATGGACCAGTGAGGCCAATCCCGGTTCGCTCACCTTCGAGACGCTGGCCTTGATGAAAGCTTTTGGGGTTAACCGTATCAGTCTAGGCGTTCAGGCCATGACTGATCCCGTGTTGCGTCAGCTTGGGCGGCGGCATTCTGTCGCTGACATCTATGCCGCCGTAAATGCTATTCATGCGTCCGGAATTACCAACTGGGGATTAGATCTCATTGCCTGCATTCCCGGCGTGAGTCGGGACGCCTGGCAAAAAACACTTAAGGCCACCCTGAGTATGGATCCCAAACATATTTCAGTTTATGCGTTGACCCGCGAAGAGGGAACTCGGCTTCATCAGGATTGTGAGACTGGCGCCACTTGCCTGATGGAGGACGAGGAACAACTCCGGATGCTGGATGTGGCCGAGGCCACGTTGGAAGCGGCTGGTATCATGCGCTACGAAATCTCCAACTATGCCCGTCCCGGCTTCGAATGTCGCCATAACCTGTCCTGTTGGCGCGGGGGAAATTATCTTGGTCTCGGCTGTGCCGCTGCATCAAGGGTGGGAAACGAACGTTGGACCCATGGCGCCGATATTAAAACTTATTGTGCGGGAATATCCAATCAGGACCGCGAAACATTATCGCCACTTACTGATGCTGTCGAGCGGCTTGTATTTGGGATGAGGATGGCGGAAGGAGTCGATCTTGAGGAGATCCTGGCGACGACCGGCATGGGTCAGTCGGAACAAGGGTCGGTATGGCGGCAATCTTTGCGGCGGTTGGAGCGGGAGCATCTTGTGGCACAACCGGCCGGTCGCTGGCGACTTACGGCCAAGGGCCGGGCAATGGCAGATTACGTGGCGGTTGAATTGATGCCATGA
- a CDS encoding fumarate hydratase: MKKHALWEASLFELIRRTSVDLPADVEQALRRSYKNEKKDSRARWVLDTILENVQKARDNDAPLCQDTGSLIFYFQVPLGFDTNFLVAATRMAVARATRLGYLRQNTIDSLTGESCATNVAHGAPIFYFEQCARTTVDVRLLMKGGGCENVGHQYSLPNAELNAGRDLDGVRRCILDAVVSAQGNGCAPGILGVCIGGDRATGYECSKAQFLRKIDDRSPVKVLGRLEERILKESKQLMIGPMGFGGSTALLGVKIGALSRLPASFFVTISYMCWAFRRRGVLLSARGGFKKWH, from the coding sequence ATGAAGAAGCATGCCTTATGGGAAGCGAGTCTGTTTGAGTTGATCCGTCGTACCTCGGTAGATTTGCCTGCCGATGTGGAGCAAGCACTTCGCCGGTCTTATAAAAATGAAAAAAAAGACAGTCGGGCTCGCTGGGTTCTGGATACAATCCTCGAAAATGTGCAAAAGGCGCGCGACAATGATGCGCCGCTTTGTCAGGATACGGGGAGTTTGATCTTCTATTTTCAGGTCCCTCTTGGATTTGACACCAACTTCCTGGTTGCCGCCACACGGATGGCGGTCGCGCGAGCCACACGACTGGGTTATCTTCGTCAGAATACCATTGACTCCCTGACCGGTGAATCCTGCGCCACCAATGTGGCTCATGGGGCACCAATATTCTATTTTGAGCAATGTGCCCGTACGACAGTAGATGTTCGGCTGCTTATGAAGGGTGGGGGATGCGAGAATGTTGGCCACCAATATAGCCTCCCCAATGCAGAATTGAATGCGGGGCGAGATCTTGACGGTGTGCGTCGTTGTATTCTGGATGCTGTTGTTTCAGCCCAGGGAAATGGCTGCGCGCCTGGCATTTTGGGCGTTTGCATTGGGGGCGATCGCGCTACGGGCTATGAATGTTCAAAAGCACAGTTTCTTCGAAAAATTGATGATCGGTCCCCGGTTAAAGTCCTGGGGCGGTTAGAAGAGCGCATTCTGAAAGAGTCGAAACAATTGATGATCGGCCCGATGGGGTTTGGTGGTAGCACCGCCTTGCTCGGGGTCAAGATCGGGGCATTGAGTCGCTTGCCTGCCTCCTTTTTTGTCACGATCTCATATATGTGCTGGGCGTTTCGCCGGCGTGGTGTTTTGCTTTCCGCCCGGGGAGGATTCAAAAAATGGCATTAA
- a CDS encoding CDP-alcohol phosphatidyltransferase family protein, producing the protein MRNLLTANLTLANRITIGRLLLIPVYILVTLYYIQSVNEHHPEEMFRWFALMLYVITCLTDALDGYFARSRNEITRLGTLLDPLADKTLLISSLILLTGPWGQQCFNPHLPLWYVFLVISRDVFLVIGAVVIHVAVGHTEVKPRLSGKIATFFQMILILWVLGQASIAGFPWLLWSAAGFTLVAAYQYIADGIRQLEKAHAHK; encoded by the coding sequence ATGAGAAATCTTTTGACTGCTAACCTTACACTTGCAAACCGCATCACCATTGGGCGGCTGTTGCTCATCCCTGTCTACATTTTGGTAACTCTCTATTATATACAGAGCGTCAATGAGCATCACCCGGAAGAAATGTTCCGCTGGTTCGCCCTCATGTTGTATGTCATTACCTGCCTTACAGATGCGCTGGATGGTTATTTTGCTAGGTCTCGTAATGAGATTACACGTCTCGGAACGTTGCTCGATCCCCTGGCCGACAAGACGTTACTCATTTCCTCTCTGATTCTTTTGACTGGCCCCTGGGGACAACAGTGTTTTAACCCGCATCTTCCCCTTTGGTATGTGTTTTTGGTCATCAGCCGCGATGTGTTTCTGGTTATAGGGGCCGTTGTCATTCATGTCGCCGTGGGTCATACTGAAGTCAAGCCCCGCCTCTCTGGCAAGATCGCCACCTTTTTTCAGATGATCCTGATCCTATGGGTCCTGGGCCAGGCGTCAATTGCTGGTTTCCCGTGGCTACTTTGGTCCGCGGCCGGTTTCACCTTGGTCGCTGCCTATCAGTACATTGCGGATGGTATCCGCCAACTCGAGAAAGCCCATGCCCACAAGTAG
- a CDS encoding MFS transporter, with amino-acid sequence MITQLLTRCRGLERNLFLFLAGMALLGVSGGMMETTFNNYVSDTFNLGADARGILEFPRELPGFLTALFAGILFFLAETRIAGFSALAVGLGLLGLAFIGPHWAGMLVFLTIWSTGAHLMMPVRSSIAMELATSTQRGRRLGQISATAIAASIVGCLIVWITMRWLQASYRLIFVLAGLASVAASVFLFSMRLPNAHLQRPKYIWNNHYWLYYTLALLFGARKQVFITFGPWVLIRIFHQPAWIFAQLWIAAAILGVVFQPMLGRAIDRYGERAVLLTDSFLILLVCLGYGFAHCLSSHTAALGLLYACFVADNLLFGVNMARDTYLSKIVLQKDHLAPTLSLGISINHAVSMSIPALGGLMWIRYGHSSVFLATAGVAVLMGVFSAFVRIPLGGCLNK; translated from the coding sequence ATGATTACTCAACTTCTTACACGCTGCCGTGGGCTGGAGCGAAACCTGTTTTTGTTCCTGGCCGGCATGGCTCTTCTGGGGGTCAGTGGCGGCATGATGGAAACCACGTTCAACAACTACGTCAGCGACACGTTTAACCTCGGGGCCGATGCCCGCGGTATACTCGAATTCCCCCGTGAACTTCCCGGTTTCCTGACGGCACTGTTCGCTGGCATTCTGTTCTTTCTCGCCGAGACCCGAATCGCGGGATTCTCGGCCTTGGCTGTCGGACTCGGGCTACTCGGATTGGCTTTTATCGGGCCTCATTGGGCTGGCATGCTCGTATTCCTGACCATTTGGAGCACCGGTGCCCATCTTATGATGCCAGTCCGATCGTCCATTGCCATGGAACTCGCCACTTCAACCCAACGTGGTCGGCGTCTGGGGCAAATTTCCGCCACGGCTATAGCGGCCAGCATCGTCGGCTGTTTGATCGTATGGATAACCATGCGCTGGCTGCAGGCAAGTTATCGACTAATCTTCGTGTTGGCCGGCCTCGCATCAGTCGCCGCCTCTGTTTTTCTATTTTCCATGCGCCTGCCCAACGCACATCTTCAACGGCCAAAGTATATTTGGAACAACCATTACTGGCTCTACTATACATTGGCGCTTCTCTTTGGCGCCCGCAAACAGGTATTCATTACATTCGGCCCGTGGGTTCTTATCCGCATATTTCATCAACCGGCCTGGATCTTCGCCCAGCTCTGGATCGCCGCCGCCATTCTGGGCGTAGTATTTCAACCGATGCTCGGCCGTGCGATCGACCGGTATGGCGAACGTGCGGTCTTACTGACAGACTCATTCCTCATTCTGTTGGTCTGTCTGGGCTATGGGTTCGCCCACTGCCTGTCGAGTCACACGGCTGCCCTGGGACTACTCTATGCGTGCTTCGTGGCCGACAACCTGCTGTTCGGCGTGAACATGGCGCGAGATACATACCTGTCTAAGATCGTGCTACAGAAAGATCATTTGGCACCAACACTCTCGCTCGGCATCTCAATCAACCACGCCGTATCGATGTCCATCCCCGCTCTTGGCGGACTGATGTGGATTCGCTATGGCCACTCCTCCGTATTTCTAGCCACGGCTGGCGTCGCGGTGCTGATGGGTGTGTTTAGCGCCTTTGTACGGATTCCCTTAGGGGGATGCCTGAATAAGTAA
- the cobS gene encoding adenosylcobinamide-GDP ribazoletransferase has protein sequence MRPLVTAIRTLTLLPIPGKDSANLASALPFFPAIGVLIGALVVLTLYVASLTGWIAGAGVIAMIVAVWITRGLHVDGLADVMDALGASRTRERRLEIMKDPHMGAFGVMAIVGDLLLKTVALSHLAALSQWSLALVPFIVSRTAQVFLATSLPYARQEGGKAAAFVQEARHYHLLLALLAAVVFCFAASGLAGLLLLLQGLIFALFLKFWMHRHFGGVTGDLLGASNEVIETGLLTFAAFIATAGYG, from the coding sequence ATGCGTCCACTTGTCACAGCCATACGAACATTGACCCTTCTTCCTATTCCCGGGAAGGATTCTGCCAATTTGGCGAGTGCCCTTCCCTTCTTCCCGGCCATAGGGGTTCTCATTGGTGCGCTCGTAGTTCTTACGCTTTATGTGGCTAGTCTAACCGGTTGGATCGCAGGAGCTGGTGTGATTGCCATGATTGTGGCCGTTTGGATCACCCGTGGGCTGCATGTCGACGGTCTGGCGGATGTCATGGATGCCCTGGGCGCGAGCCGCACACGGGAACGACGACTGGAGATCATGAAGGATCCGCACATGGGGGCGTTTGGCGTTATGGCGATTGTCGGGGACCTTCTCCTGAAAACCGTTGCCCTCAGCCATCTTGCCGCCCTGAGTCAATGGTCGCTCGCCTTGGTTCCCTTTATCGTATCACGTACCGCACAAGTCTTTCTAGCCACCTCACTTCCTTACGCCAGGCAGGAGGGCGGCAAAGCGGCAGCCTTCGTGCAGGAAGCGCGTCACTATCATCTCCTTCTGGCGCTCCTCGCCGCAGTTGTGTTTTGTTTCGCCGCATCAGGATTAGCCGGACTGCTTCTGCTTTTGCAGGGCTTGATCTTTGCACTTTTCTTGAAATTCTGGATGCATCGTCACTTTGGTGGTGTCACGGGTGATCTTCTTGGGGCTTCCAACGAAGTGATTGAAACGGGCCTACTGACCTTTGCGGCCTTTATTGCCACGGCGGGATACGGATGA
- a CDS encoding CopG family transcriptional regulator, translating to MSVAVKRATVYFDSSLHRVLRLKSVETSRSVSELVNEAVSTALHEDLDDLEIFRKRANEPTISLESALKELKRDGKI from the coding sequence ATGAGCGTCGCAGTCAAACGGGCAACAGTGTATTTCGACTCATCGCTTCACCGCGTGTTGCGGCTGAAATCCGTCGAAACATCGCGAAGCGTGTCTGAATTGGTCAATGAGGCCGTATCAACAGCTCTTCACGAAGATCTCGATGATTTGGAGATCTTTCGCAAACGGGCGAATGAACCTACTATTTCGTTGGAGTCTGCCCTCAAGGAGCTGAAGCGAGATGGGAAAATATAG
- a CDS encoding transporter substrate-binding domain-containing protein — MQLTYRLRLFVLWPLVLATLFLAISPLCEAQTQTIHVVMDNNYPPYVFQNNHGKLQGILIDQWQLWEQKTGTKVEIHAMDWGKALSAMRAGEFDVIDTVFMTQDRSVWLDFTRPYARLEVPIFFINAISGITDASSLKGFSVAVKTGDAAVDILKSNGVNNLMLFDSYEAVILAAKEHKVTVFVVDAPPGHYFLNKLGIQNQFKQSVPLNVGHFHRAVKKGNQELLKMVEEGFAKISKEEYEKIHTKWCGSSVEDRRLLRFFLMISGSLSSLMLLLFVWNRVLRKRVTIRTAELKASVEALRSLSIRQEAILAAVPDIIMEVNINKVYTWANPAGLDFFGEDVIGKEAAHFFEDEQDTYQTIQPLFGGKEQVIYIESWQRRKDGEKRLLAWWCEELRSDQGIVKGAISTARDITDRIREEAELQKIQNLTSVGTLAGGIAHDFNNILMGLYGNISLARNELSKDHPGFKPLEDAERSMGRAIRLTKQLLTFAKGGEPIRENFSLGLLVEEVAEFDLSGSNVILLCNTAADLWLANADKGQIQQVISNLTLNARQAMPNGGHLFINVENRKLPPDAIPGLPQGNYVKITVRDEGTGIAPQTLPRIFDPYFSTKQTGHGLGLATAYSIINKHNGYIGVESELGKGTTFTIYLPTPAAPQLSSTKSVDVVPQILKSSPKILVLDDDEYILAVIPRWLKKYDCSVETTLDGLQAIEMYKRSLSNGPPFDVVILDLTIPGGIGGQEVVKQILTLDPGAKAIVSSGYAEGSIMSNYYLYGFKGVLTKPYTQFQLYAVLNGVLN, encoded by the coding sequence ATGCAACTAACTTATCGTCTTAGGCTATTTGTTCTCTGGCCACTCGTGCTTGCGACACTTTTCCTTGCAATCTCACCCTTGTGTGAGGCGCAAACGCAAACCATCCATGTCGTCATGGATAACAATTACCCACCCTATGTTTTTCAAAATAATCACGGCAAGCTTCAGGGGATTTTGATTGACCAATGGCAGTTGTGGGAACAAAAAACTGGAACAAAAGTTGAAATTCATGCCATGGACTGGGGGAAGGCCCTCAGCGCTATGCGAGCTGGAGAATTCGATGTTATCGATACGGTATTCATGACTCAGGATCGTTCCGTTTGGCTCGATTTTACACGCCCCTATGCCCGGCTTGAAGTTCCTATTTTTTTCATCAATGCCATTTCCGGGATTACTGATGCCTCCTCGCTTAAAGGCTTCTCTGTGGCCGTTAAAACCGGCGATGCGGCGGTCGATATTCTCAAGAGCAACGGGGTTAACAATCTGATGCTTTTCGATAGCTATGAGGCAGTCATCCTGGCAGCCAAAGAGCATAAAGTTACCGTGTTTGTGGTTGACGCCCCCCCGGGGCATTATTTTCTTAACAAACTTGGAATCCAGAATCAGTTCAAGCAGTCCGTGCCACTGAACGTTGGTCATTTTCATCGTGCAGTAAAAAAGGGGAATCAAGAACTCTTAAAAATGGTTGAAGAGGGCTTCGCAAAGATTTCGAAAGAAGAGTATGAGAAAATTCATACAAAATGGTGTGGCTCATCGGTGGAGGATCGTCGTTTACTCCGGTTCTTTTTAATGATTTCAGGGAGCTTGTCTTCGCTGATGTTGCTCCTTTTTGTTTGGAATCGTGTCCTGCGTAAGAGGGTTACAATTCGAACAGCTGAGTTAAAGGCCAGTGTAGAGGCTTTGAGAAGTTTGTCCATTCGTCAGGAAGCTATTCTTGCAGCCGTCCCCGATATCATCATGGAGGTAAACATCAATAAGGTCTACACCTGGGCCAATCCCGCTGGTTTGGATTTTTTCGGGGAGGATGTTATTGGCAAAGAAGCAGCGCATTTTTTCGAAGACGAGCAGGATACCTACCAGACAATCCAACCACTATTCGGGGGGAAAGAACAAGTAATCTATATTGAGAGTTGGCAGAGGCGTAAAGATGGCGAGAAACGACTTCTGGCATGGTGGTGCGAGGAATTGAGATCTGATCAGGGTATCGTCAAAGGCGCCATTTCGACTGCGCGAGATATCACGGACCGAATACGGGAGGAAGCTGAACTTCAGAAAATTCAGAATCTCACGAGTGTGGGAACGCTTGCGGGGGGGATCGCTCATGATTTCAATAATATTTTGATGGGATTATACGGGAATATCTCTTTGGCGCGAAATGAGCTTTCAAAAGATCATCCTGGCTTCAAGCCCCTGGAAGATGCGGAAAGATCGATGGGCCGGGCCATACGGTTGACCAAACAACTTCTCACTTTTGCTAAAGGCGGAGAACCTATCAGAGAAAATTTTAGTTTAGGGCTTCTCGTTGAGGAAGTCGCTGAATTTGACCTTTCTGGTAGCAACGTCATACTCTTGTGTAACACGGCGGCTGACCTATGGTTGGCTAATGCCGACAAAGGCCAGATTCAGCAGGTCATCTCTAATCTAACACTTAATGCCCGCCAGGCTATGCCCAACGGTGGTCATCTGTTTATCAACGTGGAAAACAGAAAACTGCCACCAGACGCAATTCCCGGCCTCCCTCAAGGCAACTATGTGAAAATTACGGTAAGGGATGAGGGTACAGGTATTGCCCCTCAGACTCTTCCCCGAATATTCGATCCCTATTTTTCCACAAAACAAACAGGCCATGGACTGGGACTAGCCACGGCCTATTCTATTATCAATAAACACAACGGCTACATCGGGGTTGAGTCGGAACTGGGAAAAGGCACAACCTTTACGATATATTTACCTACTCCTGCGGCACCTCAACTATCGTCAACTAAATCAGTTGATGTGGTCCCTCAGATTTTGAAATCTTCTCCAAAAATCCTCGTTCTGGACGATGATGAGTATATTCTTGCGGTGATTCCTCGCTGGCTCAAAAAATATGACTGTTCCGTTGAGACCACACTGGATGGGCTGCAGGCAATCGAGATGTATAAACGATCCCTGAGCAATGGCCCCCCATTTGATGTGGTCATTCTAGACCTTACTATCCCCGGCGGGATTGGCGGACAAGAAGTGGTGAAGCAAATTTTAACCCTCGATCCGGGTGCTAAGGCCATTGTGTCAAGCGGTTACGCTGAAGGCTCGATTATGTCGAATTACTATCTGTACGGATTTAAAGGAGTACTTACGAAGCCCTACACACAATTTCAGTTATACGCGGTATTGAATGGGGTTTTGAATTGA
- the fmt gene encoding methionyl-tRNA formyltransferase, whose product MRILFMGSAGFACPCLETLLRNNQDEVVGVVTQPDRPKGRNLQLSSCPVKTYLGSHQIPVLSPEKINTSESLAAIRTLHPDLMVVVAYGQLLKSALLEMAPLGIINVHGSLLPKYRGAAPIQWAVANGDTISGVTTMYLNERMDAGDMILKRELPIDPADTGGSYHDKLALVGAELLNDTVDLIRQGRAPREVQNENEATVAPKLKKSDGRIDWTLPADIIRAQVQGFNPWPGSFCVIPADGGKIVKVLTVRAEAGTGIPGTLIALGGEGPLIQAGHGRALRLLEVQPEGRKPMSGTAFLCGHALQVGMRAG is encoded by the coding sequence ATGCGAATATTATTTATGGGTTCTGCTGGGTTCGCTTGCCCGTGTCTTGAAACACTGTTACGGAATAATCAGGATGAAGTCGTAGGGGTGGTTACCCAGCCGGATCGACCTAAAGGGCGGAATCTGCAGCTGTCATCCTGCCCGGTAAAAACGTATCTGGGTTCGCACCAAATTCCGGTGCTTTCCCCGGAAAAAATCAACACCAGCGAAAGTTTGGCAGCCATACGCACGTTACACCCTGATCTTATGGTCGTTGTGGCATATGGACAATTGCTCAAATCCGCGCTACTTGAGATGGCACCACTGGGCATCATCAATGTGCATGGATCACTTCTTCCAAAATATCGTGGGGCAGCGCCCATTCAATGGGCCGTGGCTAACGGGGATACTATCTCAGGTGTTACGACGATGTATCTCAATGAACGAATGGATGCCGGGGACATGATCTTGAAGCGTGAACTGCCTATCGACCCCGCCGACACCGGCGGCAGTTATCATGATAAGTTGGCCTTGGTGGGAGCCGAATTACTGAATGATACCGTGGATCTTATCCGGCAAGGGCGTGCCCCGCGCGAGGTGCAGAATGAAAACGAGGCGACCGTGGCACCCAAGCTGAAGAAAAGCGATGGCCGAATTGATTGGACGCTTCCAGCCGATATAATCCGTGCCCAGGTTCAAGGGTTCAATCCCTGGCCAGGTTCCTTCTGCGTTATTCCTGCCGATGGTGGGAAAATCGTTAAGGTTCTCACCGTTCGCGCGGAGGCTGGAACCGGTATCCCCGGGACACTAATAGCGTTAGGCGGTGAGGGGCCCCTCATTCAGGCGGGCCATGGCCGGGCCCTTCGACTACTTGAAGTCCAGCCTGAAGGCCGAAAGCCTATGTCTGGTACCGCTTTTCTTTGCGGACATGCATTGCAAGTGGGAATGCGGGCAGGCTAA
- a CDS encoding FumA C-terminus/TtdB family hydratase beta subunit produces the protein MALTRRLSYPFSAEQIAPLQAGQFVLLSGELFTARDRMHKYLFEGGESPVDLKDGALYHCGPVVIRKESKWVVRAAGPTTSIREEPYLPRIINEHGVRVVIGKGSMGKTTEQACLDGGCVYLHAVGGAAQVLADRVIAVKEVYFGSEFGPAEAMWVLDVKDFPAIVAIDSRGKNLMKTVQATSRKIWQKLVASERFEA, from the coding sequence ATGGCATTAACTCGCAGACTTTCTTATCCCTTTTCCGCAGAACAGATTGCCCCTTTGCAGGCTGGCCAATTTGTCCTTTTGAGTGGGGAGCTTTTTACGGCGCGTGACCGGATGCATAAATACCTTTTTGAGGGCGGGGAAAGCCCTGTGGATCTCAAGGATGGAGCTTTATATCATTGCGGGCCCGTGGTGATCCGGAAGGAAAGCAAGTGGGTGGTTCGTGCGGCAGGACCGACAACCTCGATTCGGGAGGAGCCTTATCTGCCCCGCATCATCAACGAACATGGCGTGCGGGTGGTAATCGGGAAGGGCTCCATGGGAAAAACCACGGAACAAGCCTGTTTGGATGGTGGATGCGTTTATCTCCATGCCGTTGGTGGCGCCGCTCAGGTATTGGCAGATCGGGTGATCGCGGTCAAAGAAGTGTATTTTGGCTCAGAGTTCGGTCCTGCAGAGGCTATGTGGGTGCTGGATGTAAAGGATTTCCCCGCGATTGTCGCGATTGATTCCCGTGGTAAAAATCTGATGAAAACAGTTCAGGCCACTTCCCGCAAGATATGGCAAAAGCTTGTGGCTTCTGAGCGATTTGAAGCGTGA
- a CDS encoding type II toxin-antitoxin system RelE/ParE family toxin has protein sequence MGKYRIEFKKSVLKDFDSLPKKDLQRILVAIESLVDDPRPPQSKKLSGMDQYRLRQGNYRILYSIKDDLLIVFVVAVGHRKEIYR, from the coding sequence ATGGGAAAATATAGAATTGAGTTTAAGAAAAGTGTTCTAAAGGATTTTGACTCACTCCCCAAGAAAGACCTTCAGCGCATCCTCGTGGCAATTGAGTCGCTGGTTGATGATCCGCGTCCGCCTCAATCCAAGAAGCTCTCAGGGATGGATCAGTACCGCCTCAGGCAAGGCAACTATCGGATTCTTTACTCAATCAAAGATGACTTGCTGATTGTATTTGTAGTCGCAGTCGGACATCGCAAGGAAATCTACAGATAG